In Scophthalmus maximus strain ysfricsl-2021 chromosome 16, ASM2237912v1, whole genome shotgun sequence, the following proteins share a genomic window:
- the si:ch73-103b11.2 gene encoding centromere protein F isoform X2, which translates to MSLKDNPCRKFQANIFNKSKCQNCFRPRESHSLNDEDLNQAKPMYGGWLLLAPEGTNFDNPLHRSRKWQRRFFILYEHGLLRYALDEMPSTLPQGTINMNQCSDVIDGESRTGQKNSLCILTSEKEHFIRAECKEIINGWQEALTVYPRTNKQNQKKKRKVDAPTHQGGVTPSQCFSTEDMNGHPEPGPAKVTVTSSSSSSGGSIPCLPSSIASAERVPMSRASLWQEESRWSRATIPCSRSASCLSQLSQSQPDSSITTQDDGGTMSTGRKVRVESGYFSLEKTKSEPSPQSAQHSQPPQPPQHLPLSFSASSSLGALSPRYYSESEPQTSPCQPSQDPLPSPGALVSPSYSTISSSQSSLDSDPSGTTPTWEGCSGGGGSANSVGFGGGRVGRSGREYSSLSDVPRARRLSYREAFRSDKKRQELRARTRSPGREEVARLFGEERRRPQIIGRFEEGQPVEQMDTSSSSEPSANTGLIQRQGRSERRCLANKHEMSLDAGKGRSVPSEPSPTFANLRRAKSLDRRVTESSMTPDLLNFKKGWMTKLYDDGMWKKHWFVLTDQSLRYYKDSIAEEASELDGEVDLSTCYDVKEFPVQRNYGFQILCKEGACTLSAMTSGIRRNWIQAILKNVRPTIAPDVTRSLPDEKIKAQVMLEPCPQATPEPSPIPEAPKSDVHIQPAGNNASVPSSEPRKSRVRERRPEGRSKTYDWSEFKMEQTEKPVKERADTVDLSSSFSTTSSYCSPSSSPSSLASSPVSTSSLPASSVSGAHPPSLMEEAEKENVRRGVPLHSTTSATHMPNTVTVSKTSTLTTTPPVQPPIPESQEQGKMEVDHPTAMLPASEEKKDNRTSGVNEEIEQRWHEVETTPLREEKQVPINTSIANSGNSNRLPAHELAALLDKELGQKQKELDRLTKQNNLLKVQLEDALGREQCAREGYVLQSATPPSSSPHRVPWQRLHKLNQDLQGELEAQKCKQDLAQQQIRTLKRSYTEAQDAVDRHETDIQALQGKLACAMAEIFASEQAVARMRNELKLEQERSKEQEVEYGQSEVTLRSQLKDSEDRLREVEACLLERNQALRHLEHQQALQRDHMREVQRLQDRLQEVTARLNATEEGQALKEERLRKEQHSMEESHEREKQNLCRRLAQAEMAQKEMEDRLLEAEQQVDALLRGRQTLGGKECKEEMLKLQEELTQRIGMVESLRESVRRLEEEKGHLTCRCQELLNQIAEADREVNKLRKCLDTEEADYYTLEHSYERATQEFQKMSQFLREKEEEIRQTKEMYERLVERKEEDLKEAFVKMRALGSSLEETEQKLQAKEELLCQMSQSLLDKVEPCSAEKDLQAKLVVAEDRIAELEQHLNALQLGYADLRMERQQIPEQREKGRVKKSASLPPNTELSCSFYSNQQSKTENIPDDIESQAKRSRIRFSSIQCQKYISLEGMVSGHASGSHLSSTLLDTGQKVDQDVNEDIGLTAENISSVMPHTSDPEKFISIITALETKLLATEDKLRNLTQNLEDQRSTQADVMSKIDLEMTENNHYPEKEFSCGSGILSGAANKHYAKALVCVEGSREKVRAILSGFHDTAGTQLHSLSEIENDLFNASLYIQQGQKTLEEQTPVVHQNQTQETRDGEALKLFAKTLSLEAVVLNKMALLIQTSKSDIKQALAEIWKDIENIKKSDKDCLAVVYADVLTKKLMLDSAFWRELEKTETDVAKCKEGSASADVAVDVTIFNTFIKAEVAYSIQNLKLSYEEKFKILKRELTEAHDNLYQREMALKAIIAASKRPDLKNVIKDVRNNLGFNKQELADIHPPELAPYMEQIEMEEARDLAEKIVDRHLTEDMPSCGVDSIEMLQNAHDNLANELQRQAEILHKYAQEIESGENHPGLAKMIHAFFGQQTSHNFTSTSLCMREALIQAQVAYVACRLRAMHEQDVGWCKQTGQNMDALVQQHARNVSAIQEKYEASLQEERLSFTQTVAALQMENQTLKTEISKRVNQLSQQQEQLALLEERYQMDTQELNQLHKKELRQVEQGHASTELALMETVADSQRKLEVLLVDMDTMKEQHESQAKKLEEQYEQRICDLQHIHREEIEKLHSQYVENIQCVKEHLQDKKGPEVSHYEATIPMEEEEQGKGEDAQNMSEVDSMVVLKDRIQELETQMNTMRDELENKHLEGDVASLREKYQRDFESLKATCERGFAAMEETHHKVIEDIQRQHQREISKLLEERERLLAEETAATIAAIEAMKNAHKEDLEKTQRSQLSGLNSDIDELRIQYEEELQSIHRELEVLSEQYSQKCLENAHLAQALEAERQALRQCQRENQELNAHNQELNNRLSVEITRMRSCFSGETALSPLTQGKDVYELEVLLRIKESEIQYLKQEIHSLKDELQSALRDKKYATDKYKDIYTELSIVKAKADCDITKLKEKLLIATEALGERTVDGTVTSGYDIMKSKSNPDIIKKEKSITSKQLRGIRSKSLKEGLTVQERMKLFEAKDSKKI; encoded by the exons CCCAGCACTCTACCCCAGGGTACAATCAATATGAACCAGTGCTCTGATGTCATTGACGGAGAGTCCAGGACGGGTCAGAAGAACTCGCTGTGCATCCTGACCTCGGAGAAAGAGCACTTCATACGAGCTGAATGTAAAGAAATCATCAACGG GTGGCAGGAGGCTCTGACTGTTTACCCCAGGACCAACAAGCAGAACCAGAAGAAAAAACGAAAGGTTGATGCCCCCACTCACCAG GGTGGAGTAACTCCAAGCCAGTGTTTTTCCACTGAAGACATGAATGGACACCCA GAGCCTGGCCCCGCCAAGGTGACggtgaccagcagcagcagcagcagcggcggcagcatcCCGTGCCTGCCCAGCAGTATTGCCAGTGCTGAGCGTGTCCCGATGAGCCGTGCCTCTCTGTGGCAGGAGGAGAGCCGCTGGAGTAGGGCCACCATCCCCTGCAGCCGCAGTGCCTCCTGTCTCAGCCAGCTGAGCCAGAGCCAACCAGACTCCAGTATCACTACTCAAGACG ATGGTGGCACCATGAGCACTGGACGCAAAGTACGTGTGGAGAGCGGTTACTTTTCCCTGGAAAAGACCAAGTCGGAGCCTTCTCCACAGTCTGCACAGCACTCGCAGCCCCCACAGCCACCACAGCATCTGCCCCTGTCCTTTTCAGCCTCATCCTCCTTAGGAGCTCTAAGTCCAAGGTACTACTCTGAGTCCGAACCCCAAACTTCCCCTTGTCAACCTTCCCAAGATCCTCTCCCTTCTCCAGGTGCACTTGTTTCTCCCAGCTACTCCACCATCAGTTCCTCCCAGAGCTCGCTGGACTCTGATCCAAGCGGCACCACGCCCACCTGGGAGGGATgcagtggtggtggaggaagtgCTAATAGTGTCGGTTTCGGTGGAGGCAGAGTGGGTCGGTCAGGCAGAGAGTATTCATCGCTGTCGGATGTGCCGCGGGCTCGCAGACTGAGCTACCGAGAAGCGTTCCGCTCAGACAAAAAGCGCCAAGAGCTGCGGGCACGGACAAGGAGTCCTGGCAGAGAGGAGGTGGCCCGGCTGTTTGGGGAGGAGCGCAG GCGTCCTCAAATCATCGGGCGGTTTGAGGAGGGTCAGCCCGTAGAGCAAATGGACACAAGCAGCTCCAGTGAGCCCTCTGCCAACACCGGGCTAATCCAGAGACAAGGCCGCAGCGAAAGGCGCTGTCTGGCTAACAAACAT GAGATGTCACTGGATGCAGGAAAAGGCCGTTCTGTCCCCAGTGAGCCCAGCCCCACTTTTGCCAACTTGAGAAGAGCGAAGTCACTGGACCGCAGAGTCACAGAGTCTTCAATGACT CCCGATCTGCTGAACTTCAAAAAAGGATGGATGACCAAGCTGTATGACGACGGAATG TGGAAGAAACACTGGTTTGTACTGACAGACCAGAGTCTGAGGTACTACAAGGACTCGATAGCGGAGGAG GCTTCAGAACTGGATGGTGAGGTTGATCTTTCCACATGTTATGATGTCAAAGAGTTCCCTGTCCAGAGGAACTACGGCTTCCAAATCCTG TGTAAAGAGGGGGCATGCACCCTGTCAGCCATGACCTCTGGAATCCGTCGCAACTGGATTCAGGCCATATTGAAGAATGTGCGACCCACTATTGCCCCCGACGTCACACG ATCCCTCCCTGATGAGAAGATAAAAGCCCAAGTGATGTTGGAGCCGTGTCCACAGGCCACCCCTGAGCCAAGTCCCATTCCTGAGGCCCCAAAGTCTGATGTCCACATACAGCCAGCTGGCAACAATGCCTCTGTCCCTTCCTCTGAGCCCCGTAAAAGCCGCGTTCGTGAGCGCAGACCAGAGGGCCGCTCTAAGACTTACGACTGGTCTGAGTTCAAGATGGAACAGACAGAAAAGCCTGTGAAGGAACGAGCCGACACCGTCGACCTCAGCTCATCGTTCTCCACAACCTCCTCATAttgctctccctcctcttcaccttcctcattagcgtcctctcctgtctctacctcctccctcccagccTCCTCGGTATCAGGTGCTCACCCACCTTCTCTGATGGAAGAAGCGGAAAAGGAGAATGTCAGGAGGGGCGTCCCTCTACACAGCACAACTAGTGCAACCCACATGCCAAATACTGTTACTGTTTCCAAGACTTCCACACTAACTACAACGCCACCGGTACAGCCACCTATACCTGAAAGCCAAGAGCAAGGAAAAATGGAAGTGGACCACCCTACAGCCATGCTTCCTGCTAGTGAAGAAAAGAAGGACAACAGAACCTCGGGTGTCAATGAAGAGATTGAGCAGCGATGGCATGAGGTGGAGACAACACCGTTGAGAGAAGAAAAGCAAGTGCCCATCAACACGTCGATAGCAAACTCTGGCAACTCCAACAGATTGCCTGCCCATGAGCTGGCTGCACTGCTAGACAAGGAG TTGGGACAGAAGCAGAAGGAGCTTGACCGACTAACGAAGCAGAACAACCTTTTAAAAGTGCAGCTGGAGGATGCTCTAGGGAGAGAACAGTGTGCCAGAGAGGGCTATGTACTGCAG AGTGCCACACCCCCTTCCTCTTCACCACACAGAGTGCCATGGCAACGCTTGCACAAGCTTAATCAAGATTTGCAGGGCGAATTGGAGGCCCAAAAGTGTAAGCAGGACCTTGCTCAGCAGCAGATTCGGACACTAAAGAGAAGCTACACTGAAGCCCAGGATGCTGTAGACCGCCATGAGACTGATATTCAGGCTCTGCAGGGTAAACTCGCTTGTGCAATGGCTGAAATCTTCGCAAGTGAACAGGCTGTGGCCCGAATGCGCAATGAGCTCAAGTTAGAACAGGAGCGTTCAAAGGAACAAGAAGTGGAATATGGACAAAGTGAGGTCACTCTACGTTCCCAGCTAAAGGACAGTGAGGACAGACTCCGTGAAGTAGAGGCCTGCCTCTTGGAGAGGAACCAGGCACTTAGGCACCTCGAGCATCAGCAGGCCCTTCAACGAGACCACATGAGAGAGGTACAGAGGTTACAGGATAGGCTGCAAGAGGTGACTGCTCGACTAAATGCTACCGAAGAGGGTCAAGCTTTGAAGGAAGAGCGCCTGAGGAAGGAGCAGCATAGCATGGAAGAGAGTCatgagagggaaaaacagaatCTGTGTAGAAGATTAGCTCAGGCTGAAATGGcacagaaagagatggaggacaGACTGCTGGAGGCTGAGCAGCAGGTAGATGCTCTGTTGAGAGGGAGGCAGACCTTAGGAGGAAAAGAATGCAAGGAGGAAATGTTGAAGTTACAAGAAGAACTAACCCAAAGGATTGGCATGGTAGAGTCACTGAGGGAGAGCGTGCGTAGGCTAGAAGAAGAGAAAGGCCATCTCACTTGCCGCTGCCAAGAGCTTCTCAACCAGATTGCAGAAGCAGACCGTGAGGTGAATAAGCTCCGTAAATGTCTGGACACTGAAGAGGCTGACTACTACACCCTGGAGCACTCATATGAGAGGGCTACCCAAGAGTTTCAGAAAATGAGCCAGTTCCttagagaaaaagaggaagagatccGGCAAACTAAGGAGATGTATGAGAGGCTGGTGGAACGCAAGGAAGAGGACCTGAAAGAAGCGTTTGTTAAAATGAGAGCACTTGGCAGCAGCTtggaggaaacagaacagaagttGCAAGCTAAGGAGGAGCTTCTCTGTCAAATGAGTCAAAGCCTCTTGGATAAGGTTGAGCCCTGTAGTGCTGAAAAGGATCTGCAAGCCAAGCTTGTGGTCGCAGAGGACCGAATCGCAGAACTTGAGCAGCATCTCAATGCCCTGCAGTTGGGCTATGCTGACCTACGAATGGAAAGACAACAAATCCcagaacagagggagaagggaagggTTAAAAAATCAGCCTCCTTACCACCAAATACAGAGCTTTCATGTTCCTTTTACAGTAATCAACAATCCAAGACAGAAAACATCCCAGATGATATTGAGTCTCAAGCTAAGAGATCAAGAATACGTTTTTCCAGTATTCAGTGCCAAAAATACATCAGCTTAGAGGGCATGGTATCAGGCCATGCGAGTGGTAGCCATTTGAGCAGTACTTTACTGGACACAGGACAAAAAGTTGACCAAGATGTAAATGAAGACATTGGTTTAACTGCAGAAAATATCTCCTCTGTTATGCCACATACTAGTGACCCAGAGAAGTTTATCTCCATCATTACTGCCCTAGAAACTAAACTGCTTGCCACTGAGGATAAGCTAAGAAACCTCACACAGAATCTAGAAGACCAGCGATCCACCCAAGCAGACGTCATGTCCAAGATTGATCTagagatgacagaaaataatcattacCCAGAGAAAGAGTTTAGCTGTGGAAGTGGGATACTGAGTGGTGCTGCCAATAAGCATTATGCCAAGGCCCTGGTGTGTGTGGAAGGCAGTCGAGAGAAAGTCAGAGCTATTCTCAGTGGCTTTCATGATACCGCAGGTACACAGCTGCATTCATTGTCAGAGATCGAGAACGATCTGTTCAATGCATCACTGTACATCCAACAAGGTCAAAAGACATTGGAAGAGCAAACACCAGTTGTCCATCAAAATCAAACTCAGGAGACTCGAGATGGAGAAGCTTTGAAACTCTTTGCCAAAACCCTGTCCCTTGAGGCTGTAGTTTTGAACAAAATGGCCTTATTGATACAGACTTCAAAGTCTGACATTAAACAAGCACTTGCAGAGATATGGAAAGATatagaaaacattaaaaagagtGACAAAGATTGCTTGGCTGTAGTTTATGCTGATGTCTTGACCAAGAAGCTGATGTTAGATAGTGCATTCTGGAGAGAATTGGAGAAAACTGAGACAGATGTTGCTAAATGCAAAGAGGGCAGTGCGTCAGCTGATGTAGCTGTTGATGTCACAATCTTTAACACCTTCATCAAAGCAGAAGTAGCCTACTCTATTCAAAACCTTAAACTTTCCTATGAAGAGAAATTCAAAATACTGAAAAGGGAGTTGACTGAAGCTCATGATAACCTATATCAGAGGGAAATGGCACTGAAAGCAATTATTGCAGCTTCCAAAAGGcctgatttgaaaaatgttataaaGGATGTCAGAAATAACTTAGGATTCAATAAACAAGAGTTAGCTGACATTCACCCCCCTGAACTTGCGCCTTACATGGAGCAGATTGAAATGGAAGAGGCTAGAGACTTGGCTGAGAAAATTGTGGACAGACACCTGACTGAAGATATGCCCTCTTGTGGTGTTGACTCCATTGAAATGCTACAAAATGCCCATGACAACCTGGCTAATGAGCTTCAGAGACAAGCAGAAATCCTCCATAAGTATGCTCAAGAGATAGAAAGTGGTGAAAACCATCCTGGGCTGGCTAAAATGATCCATGCCTTTTTCGGGCAGCAAACTTCACATAATTTCACAAGTACCTCTCTTTGTATGCGTGAAGCCCTTATCCAGGCTCAAGTGGCTTATGTGGCATGCAGGTTACGGGCCATGCATGAACAAGACGTGGGTTGGTGTAAACAGACCGGTCAGAACATGGATGCTCTCGTCCAGCAGCATGCCCGTAATGTTAGTGCTATCCAAGAGAAATATGAAGCATCCTTACAGGAGGAGCGCTTGAGTTTCACACAGACAGTGGCTGCTCTCCAAATGGAGAACCAAACACTGAAGACTGAGATCAGCAAACGTGTGAACCAGCTCTCCCAGCAGCAGGAGCAACTGGCCCTCCTGGAGGAGCGCTACCAGATGGACACTCAAGAGCTGAATCAGTTGCACAAGAAAGAGCTACGCCAAGTGGAGCAAGGCCATGCTTCAACAGAGCTGGCCCTCATGGAGACGGTGGCTGACAGCCAACGAAAGTTAGAGGTTCTGCTGGTGGACATGGACACCATGAAGGAGCAACACGAGAGTCAAGCAAAGAAACTGGAGGAGCAGTATGAACAGAGGATCTGTGATCTCCAGCACATCCACAGGGAGGAGATTGAAAAGTTACATTCCCAGTATGTGGAAAACATTCAATGCGTTAAAGAGCACCTGCAGGACAAAAAGGGTCCTGAGGTTTCACACTACGAGGCCACAATACcaatggaagaggaggagcaggggaagggggaggatgCACAGAATATGTCCGAGGTGGACTCAATGGTGGTTCTGAAGGACCGCATCCAGGAGCTGGAGACTCAGATGAACACCATGAGGGACGAACTTGAGAACAAGCACCTGGAAGGAGATGTGGCCAGCCTGAGAGAGAAATACCAGAGAGACTTTGAAAGTCTTAAG GCCACGTGTGAACGTGGGTTTGCTGCAATGGAAGAAACACACCACAAGGTAATAGAAGACATCCAGAGGCAACATCAGAGGGAGATCTCCAAACTCCtggaagagcgagagagactcTTGGCTGAGGAAACTGCCGCAACAATTGCCG CTATTGAAGCTATGAAAAATGCGCACAAGGAGGATCTGGAGAAGACCCAGCGCTCCCAACTGAGTGGACTGAACTCTGACATTGATGAGCTTCGCATACAATACGA GGAGGAGCTGCAGTCCATCCACAGAGAACTGGAGGTGTTGTCAGAGCAGTATTCTCAGAAATGTCTGGAGAACGCTCACCTGGCCCAGGCGCTCGAGGCCGAGAGGCAGGCCCTCAGGCAGTGTCAGCGAGAGAACCAGGAGCTGAATGCTCACAACCAG GAATTGAATAACCGCCTGAGTGTGGAGATCACTCGGATGCGCTCCTGTTTCAGTGGTGAAACTGCGTTGTCACCACTGACCCAGGGCAAAGATGTGTATGAACTGGAG GTGTTGCTACGTATCAAGGAGTCAGAGATCCAGTACCTTAAACAGGAAATCCACTCTTTGAAAGATGAACTGCAGTCTGCTTTAAGG GACAAGAAATATGCCACAGACAAATATAAGGACATCTATACAGAGCTCAGCATTGTGAAAGCAAAGGctgactgtgacatcacaaaacTGAAGGAGAAACTTCTCATTGCCACCGAAGCTTTAGGCGAGAGGACTGTCGATGGAACAGTCACATCTGGATACG atATCATGAAATCAAAAAGTAATCCAGatatcattaaaaaagaaaaatcaataaccTCCAAGCAATTGAGAGGCATAAGGTCAAAG AGCCTGAAAGAGGGACTAACCGTGCAGGAGCGCATGAAGCTTTTTGAGGCAAAAGATTCCAAAAAGATTTGA